In Synechococcus sp. Nb3U1, one DNA window encodes the following:
- a CDS encoding quinone oxidoreductase family protein — MKTIAICGRNVQALIQPPSYVQELTVEGVTVYCGLIHSDPPKFDPQAEVHSVLIRVRAFSCNYRDKALLLMHTLQSPPSRFASIGSEFVAEVIEVGSAVMDLRPGDRVIGNNSYPDSGVPGLPPGIPTNRGSKEYRVLHRAKLIRIPDMMSDAVAAAFSIGAQTTYSMIRRLQLSPGAKVLVTAARSNTSLFAINALQLHPVRVFALTTSDRFAEQIQALGVEQVLVLPGSDVNSWEEIRNFSQTIGGFDAVIDPYFDLYMGKVVPLMAAWGRYITCGFYDQYLNLLGRDFEYSGLSCREILTHVMLNNYSLIGNCIGLVEDLERALQDYASARLKVVVDSVFTEDQAASFFERTYCSSDRFGKVVLTYS, encoded by the coding sequence ATGAAAACCATCGCCATCTGTGGCCGCAATGTCCAAGCGCTGATCCAGCCCCCCAGCTATGTTCAGGAACTCACGGTCGAAGGGGTGACCGTGTATTGTGGGTTGATTCACTCGGATCCCCCGAAATTTGACCCTCAGGCAGAAGTCCACTCCGTCTTGATTCGGGTGCGCGCTTTTTCCTGCAACTACCGGGACAAAGCACTGTTGCTCATGCATACGCTGCAATCGCCCCCTTCTCGTTTTGCCTCGATTGGCTCGGAGTTTGTGGCGGAGGTGATCGAGGTGGGATCCGCAGTGATGGATCTGCGACCGGGGGATCGGGTGATCGGCAACAACAGCTACCCCGATTCGGGTGTACCGGGTTTGCCACCAGGGATCCCCACCAACCGGGGTTCCAAAGAATATCGGGTGCTGCATCGGGCCAAGCTGATCCGGATCCCAGACATGATGTCCGACGCTGTAGCCGCCGCCTTCAGCATTGGGGCGCAAACCACCTACAGCATGATCCGGCGCTTGCAATTATCTCCCGGGGCAAAAGTGTTGGTGACGGCAGCCCGTTCCAATACCTCGCTTTTTGCCATCAATGCCCTACAGCTACATCCGGTGCGGGTTTTCGCCCTCACCACCTCAGATCGATTTGCCGAACAGATTCAGGCGTTAGGAGTCGAGCAGGTGTTGGTTTTACCCGGATCGGATGTCAACTCCTGGGAAGAGATCAGGAACTTTAGCCAAACTATCGGTGGGTTTGATGCCGTGATTGATCCCTATTTTGATCTCTACATGGGCAAGGTGGTACCGCTCATGGCGGCCTGGGGGCGTTACATTACCTGCGGTTTCTACGACCAATACTTGAACCTGCTGGGGCGCGATTTTGAATACTCTGGCCTGTCCTGTCGAGAGATCCTGACACATGTGATGCTCAATAACTATTCCCTCATCGGCAACTGCATCGGCCTGGTGGAGGATCTGGAACGAGCTTTGCAAGACTATGCATCGGCACGGCTGAAGGTGGTGGTGGACTCTGTGTTTACAGAAGATCAGGCGGCTTCCTTTTTTGAGCGAACCTACTGCAGTTCTGATCGGTTTGGGAAAGTGGTTTTGACCTATTCCTAA
- a CDS encoding MBL fold metallo-hydrolase yields the protein MHIHLLGHATLFIEAADCRMLMDPVLWDPFCEGLNASCPTREIDVDRIPEYDVLVISHRHLDHFDLRSLAYLPKHVDVLIPPDKLLRNCLRQMGYSKIYALQDFSKVVLGKTTLLTTRSEVRVPEFGLLVSDPSGVFWNTVDTLFAPPTIRKVLETYPSIDFMLGTWHISMEGDQQYNKPLTFPTELYGQLLSIYDLIHPKTFAPGAQGFKYIGSSAWQNQTVFPTTRERLCYDLAQVLPKTQIIEMNPGDLVELEAGQATHHPQACPFARTLVDDRYLLDFAPVLAGFDWRDPNPEGYDESLMLQEIRQEIEQEWPAFLQIQQTILFSDMWRWQVIYQLQVQFPSGPQYWFINFGQEPIQIQSGRNPLANFFVFITASMFYSLLHRIRDWDYVTCSGEYRTFNKVYRVHPMGTLKPDAAILLDPLSLKLSSAYVAENNIHQDLDRILQSPDFVKATHSESSDDSYMMSLGKSLIRVRKKKVAG from the coding sequence ATGCATATTCATCTACTTGGACACGCCACCCTATTTATTGAGGCTGCCGATTGTCGCATGCTCATGGATCCGGTGCTGTGGGATCCCTTTTGTGAGGGGTTGAATGCCAGTTGCCCCACCCGCGAGATCGATGTGGATCGAATCCCGGAATATGATGTTTTGGTGATTTCCCATCGTCATCTGGATCACTTTGATCTGCGCTCGCTGGCCTACCTACCCAAGCATGTGGATGTGTTGATCCCCCCCGACAAACTCCTGCGCAACTGCCTCCGACAGATGGGATATTCAAAAATCTATGCTCTACAAGATTTCTCAAAGGTTGTATTGGGTAAAACCACTTTATTGACGACGCGTTCGGAAGTGCGAGTGCCCGAATTTGGGCTGCTTGTTTCGGATCCCTCTGGGGTTTTCTGGAATACCGTTGATACTTTGTTTGCTCCGCCCACCATTCGCAAAGTGTTGGAAACCTATCCCTCCATCGATTTTATGCTCGGCACCTGGCACATCAGCATGGAGGGGGATCAGCAATACAACAAGCCTTTAACATTTCCAACAGAACTGTACGGTCAATTGCTCAGCATTTATGATCTGATCCATCCCAAAACTTTTGCCCCAGGGGCACAGGGCTTTAAGTATATCGGCAGTTCGGCTTGGCAAAATCAGACGGTGTTTCCGACCACCCGTGAGCGCTTGTGTTACGACTTGGCTCAGGTTTTACCCAAGACTCAAATAATCGAAATGAACCCTGGGGATCTTGTTGAGTTAGAAGCTGGCCAAGCTACTCACCACCCTCAAGCCTGTCCCTTCGCCCGCACCTTAGTCGATGACCGCTACCTCCTGGATTTTGCGCCGGTACTGGCGGGATTCGATTGGCGGGATCCCAACCCAGAGGGCTACGACGAATCTTTAATGCTGCAAGAAATTCGTCAAGAAATCGAACAGGAATGGCCAGCCTTCCTGCAAATCCAACAAACGATCTTGTTCAGCGACATGTGGCGTTGGCAGGTGATCTATCAGTTACAAGTGCAGTTTCCCTCAGGGCCACAGTACTGGTTCATCAACTTTGGGCAAGAACCGATTCAGATTCAATCTGGGCGCAATCCATTGGCCAATTTTTTCGTCTTTATCACGGCTTCAATGTTCTACAGTTTGCTGCACCGCATCCGCGATTGGGATTATGTCACCTGTAGTGGAGAATATCGCACCTTTAACAAGGTTTATCGAGTGCATCCTATGGGCACTCTCAAGCCAGATGCGGCGATATTGTTGGATCCCTTGAGCCTGAAGTTATCGAGCGCTTATGTTGCCGAAAACAATATCCACCAAGATCTAGATCGAATTTTACAATCCCCAGATTTTGTAAAAGCGACCCACTCTGAAAGCAGTGATGATAGCTACATGATGAGTTTGGGCAAATCTTTGATCAGAGTACGCAAGAAAAAAGTAGCGGGGTGA
- a CDS encoding cupin domain-containing protein: MASNKPSLDYLLDPIPLETFLNDHWERRPLWVSGRDPGYFQHLFSVGALEDILRFSRVKPPEIKVVREQQELLPERYLKPTGEIHLNQIYKVFTEGYTVIINGLQQFNASLALFCCNLQAFLCHRIVANLYFSPQGSKALFPHYDTHDVFVLQVEGSKQWYLYPPPQPVPLLNSFQPVIPSERLGSPLKEVYLQAGDLLYIPRGFVHEAETQTQPSLHLTLGVYPFQWLDLLTSALTALSLQEESLRKALPPGFFRLPPDQLEEHFRELCQRLALQTDVEAGLSLLMDQFIRQAIVQPDHHFALIPHLDQVQIDTWVAKRVGMPCRILSQGFSVSIQFPGNTIKGQAHLEPAFQYIAAAISPFQVSDLPESLSDEAKITLVQRLIRGGLLRVHADSSV; this comes from the coding sequence ATGGCTAGCAACAAACCCTCTCTCGACTATCTCCTTGATCCGATCCCTTTAGAAACCTTTCTCAACGATCATTGGGAGCGGCGACCGCTGTGGGTTTCTGGACGGGATCCCGGCTATTTTCAGCATTTATTCTCGGTTGGGGCCTTAGAAGATATCCTACGTTTTTCTCGGGTTAAGCCCCCTGAAATCAAAGTGGTTCGTGAGCAGCAGGAACTCTTGCCGGAGCGATATCTTAAGCCCACAGGTGAGATCCATCTCAATCAAATCTATAAAGTATTCACAGAAGGTTACACCGTTATTATCAATGGCTTGCAACAATTTAATGCTTCTTTAGCCTTATTCTGTTGCAACCTACAAGCATTTCTATGCCATCGCATTGTTGCGAACTTATATTTTTCACCGCAGGGATCGAAGGCGCTTTTCCCTCACTACGATACCCATGACGTGTTTGTCCTTCAAGTGGAGGGATCCAAGCAATGGTACCTGTATCCACCCCCGCAGCCTGTGCCGCTCCTTAACAGTTTTCAACCGGTCATTCCTTCTGAGCGGTTGGGATCCCCCCTCAAGGAGGTGTACCTACAAGCAGGAGATCTGCTCTACATTCCGCGTGGATTTGTCCACGAGGCAGAAACCCAGACCCAGCCATCCCTACATCTCACCCTAGGGGTTTATCCCTTTCAGTGGCTGGATTTACTCACCTCCGCTTTGACGGCCCTGAGTTTACAGGAGGAATCTTTACGGAAGGCCTTGCCGCCAGGGTTTTTCCGGCTGCCCCCCGATCAATTGGAGGAACACTTTCGGGAACTCTGTCAGCGGCTGGCTCTTCAAACCGATGTAGAAGCGGGGCTATCGCTGCTGATGGATCAATTTATTCGTCAGGCCATCGTCCAACCGGATCACCATTTCGCCCTCATTCCCCACTTGGATCAGGTACAGATCGACACCTGGGTAGCCAAACGAGTGGGCATGCCCTGTCGCATTCTCTCGCAAGGGTTTTCGGTCTCCATTCAGTTCCCTGGTAACACCATCAAGGGGCAAGCCCATTTGGAACCCGCTTTCCAGTACATAGCTGCCGCCATCAGCCCATTCCAAGTCTCAGATCTACCCGAATCCCTCTCAGATGAGGCCAAGATCACTCTGGTTCAGCGACTGATTCGGGGTGGGTTGCTGCGTGTCCATGCGGACTCCTCGGTTTAA